CGCCGGCAAATACTCGATCGCGTTATTGCCGACCGGCGCCCAGAATCCCGCCACCCATTGCCAGTCCCTTGCCCCCCTCGCCCAGTACCCCGGCACCCAGTACATCTCCGGCGGCACTGCCCGCCAGCAGCCGCTCACCCAGATATACCCGTCTCTTTCGGAGTCCCACGCCCAGTAGCCCGGCACCCAGGCAAACTGTCCGCCAGCGGGCCGCAGTGCCGACGGAATTTCCTCGATGTAGGGCGGCGGCTCCCTGGGCGCAGAAAAACCTCCCCGATCCTCGAAATTGACCGGTTGGGCGAAGGCCTCGTTCACCGGCCCGCGCGTCAGGACCTCCGGCTGCTCCTCCACCGGTATCGGCGGCGCTTGCCCTGCCGACACCCCGGACAGCAGCGTCATCGCCATAACCATGGCCAGCAAAATCATCAAGGTGCGCTTCATCTCGTCCTCCGTTCTTGAGAGCGACGCTAAACCCCAACACCGACGCCGTCTTGCGATTCCTCCAGAACAGGACATGGAAGCATTGAAAAACGGGAGGATATCCTCCACTGACCTGCGCAGCGACTACTGACCGGAGACCCAGTGCGCGGCGACTCTTGAGCACTCCCCCCGCCCTCCGGGGGTTGGTCTGGGCCATGCGGCATTGCCGATTGGCCTGTCGGCAAGCCGATCTAGCCACTTGCCGAGTCACGACTGGCAACCCTCCGCTCACTGTAGGACTTGCCTGTCCTGTCATCGACCCAATAACCCGGACGATGGTAATGAGCATAAAGCCGGGTCTCGTAATCCCGGGTCAACAGCGTCTCGGCCTTGAATTCTGGTGCCTGCCTGATGGTTGCGAGGGGAAGATTGACGAAGACTTTCGATTCGAGCCAACTCACCCGCTCGATCCAGTCAGGCGAAATCAAGACCATTTTCCCCGGCCACCAGTTCAGCTTATCGATAACCAGGTAACGAATCGCCCAGTGCTGATCGTCAAAGTAGAATCCCTTGACCTTGCCGATTTCCCCGTCGAGGCTGTCCAATGTGTAACCCTTAGCGTTTTGGCTTTGCACAGCATGTATGTCTCTTTTGGTTCTATGCATTTCGTGCTGGTTCACTTTTGCCGTCGATCGAACAGATATTCCCGTCAAAACGAAAACCGTCGGCGCAGGGCCTATTACGCGCGGATGCTCCGCCGCCCCCGCCAGCGCCAAAGCCAGACCAGGGCGACGGTGAGCAGCAGCCCGCTGCCGACAAGCTTGCCGGTGAATCCGACCCATTCCGCGGCTATCCGCCAACTCCCCCCTGCACCATAGCCAAGCGAGACATAAACACTCGCCCAGGCGATGCATCCCAGCGCATTGAAGAGGAGGAACTTCTGATAGCGCATGCGGCGGTCACCCGCGACGAAGGGCATCAATGGCCGCAACAGATGCAGGAAATGACTGCCGAAAGCGGCCTTGCCTCCATGTTTCGCGAATAAACCATCAACGCGGTCAAGGTGTTCCTGGCGCAGCCCAAACCGCATCCCATGTTTCACCAGCCATTGTCGTCCCAGCTGTCGCCCCAGTCCGTAGCCGATGCTGTCGCCCAGGATTGCAGCGATGGAGATCACAGCGATGAGGACCACTGGATCGAGCACTCCTTGTCCCGCAAAGAAGCCTCCCACCAGCACCAGGCTCTCACCGGGCATGGCCAGGCCCAGCACTGCCTGGCATTCCACCACCAGGACAAGAAAGAGCACAAGGTAACCCCAGGGACCGAGGGAGCCGACAAAACTGATCAGATATTCGAGCATGCTCTGTTTTGCTTCCTGAGGGTGACGATGGCATCTGTTGGTGTCTTGATGATGGGTGCCACGCAAATAAAAGGGCTTTTCCAGTACCGATACGTTTCTAGTCAGAGCTTCTTGGCCGCTTCACGGGCAGCGATCACGACCGGGTCCCAGACGGGCGAAAAGGGGGGAGCGTAGCCAAGGTCGAGATTAATCATCTCCTCCACCGTAAAACCGGCATGAAGAGCGGTTGCCAGGGTGTCTATCCGCTTGGCCGAACCTTCCATCCCGACAATCTGGCCCCCCAGCAGGCGGCCGCTGCCTCTTTCGGCCAGTACCTTTACGGTTATTTCCCCTGCGCCGGGAAAGTATCCAGCCTTGGTGCGACTCTTGATAACAGCGCTGACCCACTCGATGCCCAGGTTCCTGAGCTCCTTTTCCTGGAGGCCGGTACGGGCGACTTCCACTTGACATATTTTCGTGACGGCTGTTCCCACTACCCCGGGAAACGTGGCGTAGCCACCTCCCAGATTGATGCCCGCTACCCGCCCATGGCGGTTGGCGACAGTGCCGAGGGCGATATAGAAAGGTCTGCGGCTCACCAGATGGAACGACTCGGCGCAATCGCCTGCTGCCCAGATACCGGCAACTCCGGTTTCCATCCGTTCGTTCACCCGGATCGACCCTTCCTCCCCAAGGGGGATGCCGGCCGCCGCGGCAAGCGCCGTGTTGGGGTGCACCCCGAGGCCAAGGATCACGATGTCGGCCGGCAGGGTACGCTTGTCGGTGACGATCCCTGACACCTTCCCGGCCGTTGTCTCGAACTCCGTGAGCGTCTCCTCCAGATACAGGCTGACCCCGACATCGCGCAGTGCCTGGGATACCAGTGCCCCCATGTCCTCATCGAGGGTCCCCATCACCTGAGGTGGCCTGCTGATCAGGGAAACCTCCAGGCCATTCATCACCAGGGCTTCCGCCATCTCCAGGCCGATGTAGCCACCGCCGACGACAACCCCCTTTTTCATACCCCCCTTGTCGAGACGCCGGCGAATTTCCAGGCCGCTTTCGAGGGTGCTTACTCCGCAGATGTCGACGGCATCGGCACCGGGGAGGTCAGGGCAGGTAGGAACCGCGCCGGTGGCAATCAGGAGCTGGTCATATGGCTCCCACGCCGATTTGCCGCTTTTCAGATCGCGGACATGCACCTTGCTCCCCGCAGCATCGATCTCCTCCACCTCGTGCAGAACTCGCGCGTCGATTCCATCCCGCTCCCTGAACGCTTCCGGGGTGCGGATAATGAGCTTTTCTTTCGCGTCGACGACCCGGCCGACGTAGTAGGGAATCCCTCAGGCGGAAAAGGAGGTGTGGGGGCTCCGCTCGAAGACGACGATCTCCAACTCGGGCCGGCGACGCTTCGCCTGGGAGGCGGCGCTCATCCCCGCGGCATCTCCGCCGATGACGACCAGTCTCTCTTTGGCCATGATTCTTACTCCTTTATGCGGGGTCGCGTCGCTCGGTCGCCTACGCCTTGATGAACGCGAGCAGATCCTCGTTGACCTGGTCCTTGAGGGTCGAGCACATGCCGTGTGGTGCGCCTGGATAAATCTTCAGCGTGGCACTTTTGACGACCTTGGACGCGAGCAGGGCCGAGGCGCCGATCGGTACGATCTGGTCGTCGTCGCCGTGCAGGATCAGCGTCGGTACGTCGAATTTCTCGAGATCCTTCGTGAAGTCCGTTTCGGAGAAGGCCTTGATGCAATCGAAGACCCCTTTGAAGCCGGCCATCATCCCCTGGAGCCAGAACGAATCCCGAAGGCCCTGCGAGACCTTGGCGCCCGGCCGGTTGGCGCCGTAGAACGGCGTGGCCAGGTCCTTGAAGAACTGCGAACGGTCGGCGAGGACGCCGGCGCGGATCTCGTCGAAGACCGCCATCGGCAGGCCGCCGGGATTAGCGGCCGTCTTCAGCATCAGCGGTGTCACCGCGCCGATCAGCACGGCCTTGGCCACGCGTTTCGTACCAAAGCGGCCGATATAGCGGGCGACTTCGCCGCCCCCTGTGGAGTGGCCGACATGGATCGCGTTCTTCAGGTCGAGCGCGTCAACGAGCGCCGCGAGGTCGTCGGCGTAGGTATTCATGTCGTTGCCATCCCATGGCTGGCTCGATCGGCCATGGCCGCGGCGGTCATGGGCAATGCAGCGGTATCCGTGAGCACCCAGAAACAGCATCTGGTCTTCCCAGGCGTCCGCGCTCAGCGGCCAGCCATGGCTGAAGACCACGGGCTGTCCACTGCCCCAGTCCTTATAGAAGAGGTTGATGCGGGTTGCTTTTTCTTTCCCGACCGTTATGTAATCCATCATGGATCTCCTCTACATGACACAACTAAGTTGACACAGAAAGCCCGACAGCACCTGCCGGAAACCTTATCCCCGGACCGGTTACTGATCCTGGTCGCGATGCCCGCCAGCGGAGGCTTGATGGACTTTGCCCTCGCCTTTACCCTCCAGCCAGGTGTGCCGACCTTTTTCGGCTTCTCCCGTCATCTCTCTGGCCTGGGCGACGATAGCCCGCACCTTTTTCGGGTGCAGACCGGCAATCCGATCCAACCCTTTTTCTTGTGCAGCAGCCACCTTGGCGATGGTGTCGTAGCTGTGTTCGACCAGTCGCTGCGCCAGGACTTTCCCAATTCCATTAAGTTTTTGCAGTTCTTTCAAGTGATTGTTCATGGCCTTCTCCTCTGACTGCAATGTGGAATAGCGCAGAAAACCCCGCTGCGCGCATGCTCCGCTGAGAAGTTAAATCGCAAAAAACGAGCCAGAGCAGCACTGCCCATACGGCGCCTACAAGGGGCTGATTGTGCTGGGGAAAAGGGAAGGGAAGGGGGCGGGGTGAAGGGAAAGCCGTCGGTGACAGCCGTCATACTTGACGAGGCCGTCATATATGACGGCCCGAACGGGAGGGCTGTTTCCGATAGTGGCGGCGGTGGTCGTATTTCCGCCTGTGGGCGCCATGGGGCTGGAATATGGACTCATGAGAAGTGCCGCACCGCTTTTCCCCTCGACGCGCTCACTATTGCTTGCCGATTGCTTTCAAGGCCCCTGCAAAGGGTTGTGGATTTTTCAGGCCTTTGAAATAACGGTTACGGGTCGACAGGTTGAGCCCGGCGTACAGCTGGCAACCGAACAGAGTTCGTTTCCATGGGCTCATGCCAAAGAAGCGTTTCGTCATGGCGCCGAAAGAATAGGCTTGTCGGTTCAAACGGGCGTAGCCGTTGATGAGCTCGTCGGCAGTCATGCCCTTGGGTTGAAAAAGGAGGGTGTCCGGCGGATATCCCTTGAGCCACCAGTCCTTTGCGAACAACCTGTCTTCGCTTAAAAGGCGGGTGTATAAGCGTGTTCCCGGATACGGCGTGAGAATCCTCAACTGGACGCAATCCATACGGCTTTTCATGATGAACTCGAGGGTCTGCTCGAACACATCCTTGTTTTCGAAATCAAAGCCAAAAACAAAG
The sequence above is drawn from the Desulfuromonadales bacterium genome and encodes:
- a CDS encoding alpha/beta hydrolase → MMDYITVGKEKATRINLFYKDWGSGQPVVFSHGWPLSADAWEDQMLFLGAHGYRCIAHDRRGHGRSSQPWDGNDMNTYADDLAALVDALDLKNAIHVGHSTGGGEVARYIGRFGTKRVAKAVLIGAVTPLMLKTAANPGGLPMAVFDEIRAGVLADRSQFFKDLATPFYGANRPGAKVSQGLRDSFWLQGMMAGFKGVFDCIKAFSETDFTKDLEKFDVPTLILHGDDDQIVPIGASALLASKVVKSATLKIYPGAPHGMCSTLKDQVNEDLLAFIKA
- a CDS encoding DedA family protein; the protein is MLEYLISFVGSLGPWGYLVLFLVLVVECQAVLGLAMPGESLVLVGGFFAGQGVLDPVVLIAVISIAAILGDSIGYGLGRQLGRQWLVKHGMRFGLRQEHLDRVDGLFAKHGGKAAFGSHFLHLLRPLMPFVAGDRRMRYQKFLLFNALGCIAWASVYVSLGYGAGGSWRIAAEWVGFTGKLVGSGLLLTVALVWLWRWRGRRSIRA
- a CDS encoding FAD-dependent oxidoreductase, which produces MAKERLVVIGGDAAGMSAASQAKRRRPELEIVVFERSPHTSFSAUGIPYYVGRVVDAKEKLIIRTPEAFRERDGIDARVLHEVEEIDAAGSKVHVRDLKSGKSAWEPYDQLLIATGAVPTCPDLPGADAVDICGVSTLESGLEIRRRLDKGGMKKGVVVGGGYIGLEMAEALVMNGLEVSLISRPPQVMGTLDEDMGALVSQALRDVGVSLYLEETLTEFETTAGKVSGIVTDKRTLPADIVILGLGVHPNTALAAAAGIPLGEEGSIRVNERMETGVAGIWAAGDCAESFHLVSRRPFYIALGTVANRHGRVAGINLGGGYATFPGVVGTAVTKICQVEVARTGLQEKELRNLGIEWVSAVIKSRTKAGYFPGAGEITVKVLAERGSGRLLGGQIVGMEGSAKRIDTLATALHAGFTVEEMINLDLGYAPPFSPVWDPVVIAAREAAKKL
- a CDS encoding helix-hairpin-helix domain-containing protein produces the protein MNNHLKELQKLNGIGKVLAQRLVEHSYDTIAKVAAAQEKGLDRIAGLHPKKVRAIVAQAREMTGEAEKGRHTWLEGKGEGKVHQASAGGHRDQDQ